TCGTTCAGCTTTGCAGCCAGCGGCATCGCCGCTATAACCACGATAATCCAGAGGGCCACGATGGCCTTTGCGTGCTTAACGATCCAGTCGTTCCAAGCCATACCCACCACCATTGTCGCTTATCAACATGACGAATTTAAACATGTTGAAATTCGACATGTCGTTGAGAGAAGCGTTTATAAGGGTTGTGGTTCAACCTTCGACCATAGGTGGTGAAGATGGGGGAAGATGTGGAGCGGAGGATAATCAAGGGGCTCTTCACGGTTCCGCTGAAGGACATCATACTCGTCATCGTCGGCCTGAAGGGAGAGGCACATGGCTACGAAATACTGAAGGAGCTGGAAAAACTCGCTATTGGGCTCTGGAAGCCGAGCCACAGCAACCTGTACACAATCCTCAACAAGATGGTGGAGGAGGGACTTCTGGAGCCGAGGGAGGAGTACAGGGGGAGGGTCAGGCGCGTTAAGTACAGCCTCACCGAGAAGGGGTGGGACTATCTGAGAACCTCAAACGACCTCGCCCTGAGGGTTCTTTACACGTCCGTGAACTACCACGAGGCTCTGAAGAAAAAGCTCGAAGAGATGGAGCTTAAGAGACCGATGGACAGGGAGACCGTTAAAACCTACCTGGAGCTTCTCAAGAGGATACGCGACATACTCGATGAGGAGATAAGGACGATAGAGGCCGAGCTGGCTGGAGAATGAGGCTTTTCTTTTAGCGGGTCCTGGCCTTCAGGACTGGGAGGAGGTCAGTCTTTCTCCACTTTCTTGTTATGCGGAGTTTTGTTCGGCGTGGCCGTTTTGGCACTTCAAACCGATAAACTTTTATATACCTATCGCGCTAGTTGAGTACAGAAAAGTGTACTACAAAAGTCTGTACCTGGTGGTACCATGGAGAACGACCTGAAGGTTCAGCTCGAAGAGCTGAAGAAAAGGCTGGAGGTGCTGGAGGAAAGCATTGACCCCGTTGATGAGGTCATGCTCTCGATAAAGGCCCGTCTCAGGAGAAAGCTCGAAGGCGGAAGCCTGCCCGAGATAGATGAGGAGAAGGCCGCGAAGACCCTCAAAGCTCTGGCCAACCCGGACAGGATAAGGATACTCAAAATGCTCTCCGAAAGACCGATGGGCTTCAAGGAGATAAAGGAAGCCCTCGGTGTGGAGAGTCCAACTGTTTCACACCACCTGAAGCTCCTGGTGAAAACCCGCATGGTGAAGAAAGGCGAGAGGTATGAAATCTCGCCGGACGGACGTTTGTTTTTGCGTTTGCTCGAGATAATAACTGCCCTTGAGGAGGTGGAAGAATGAGTTTTAGCTGGAAATACTGGGCTGCCCCACACGAAGGCCCG
This Thermococcus cleftensis DNA region includes the following protein-coding sequences:
- a CDS encoding PadR family transcriptional regulator; this translates as MGEDVERRIIKGLFTVPLKDIILVIVGLKGEAHGYEILKELEKLAIGLWKPSHSNLYTILNKMVEEGLLEPREEYRGRVRRVKYSLTEKGWDYLRTSNDLALRVLYTSVNYHEALKKKLEEMELKRPMDRETVKTYLELLKRIRDILDEEIRTIEAELAGE
- a CDS encoding ArsR/SmtB family transcription factor — encoded protein: MENDLKVQLEELKKRLEVLEESIDPVDEVMLSIKARLRRKLEGGSLPEIDEEKAAKTLKALANPDRIRILKMLSERPMGFKEIKEALGVESPTVSHHLKLLVKTRMVKKGERYEISPDGRLFLRLLEIITALEEVEE